The Chelonoidis abingdonii isolate Lonesome George chromosome 9, CheloAbing_2.0, whole genome shotgun sequence genome has a segment encoding these proteins:
- the LOC116825499 gene encoding hemoglobin subunit alpha-A, with protein MVLTAGDKANVKTVWSKVGSHLEEYGSETLERLFIVYPSTKTYFPHFDLHHDSAQVRAHGRKVLSALGEAVNHIDDIPGALSKLSDLHAQTLRVDPVNFKLLNLCFVVVVGRHHPTILTPEVHVSLDKFLSAVATALTSKYR; from the exons ATGGTGCTGACCGCGGGTGACAAGGCCAACGTGAAGACCGTGTGGAGCAAGGTGGGCAGCCACCTGGAGGAATATGGCTCCGAGACCCTGGAGAG GCTGTTCATCGTCTACCCCTCCACCAAGACCTACTTCCCCCACTTCGACCTGCACCACGACTCCGCCCAGGTCCGGGCCCACGGCAGGAAGGTGCTGAGCGCCCTGGGGGAAGCCGTGAACCACATCGATGACATCCCCGGGGCTCTCAGCAAACTGAGCGACCTGCACGCCCAGACCCTGCGCGTGGATCCCGTCAACTTCAAA CTGCTGAACCTGTGCTTCGTGGTGGTCGTGGGCCGCCACCACCCCACCATCCTCACCCCCGAGGTCCACGTGTCCCTGGACAAGTTCCTGAGCGCTGTGGCCACCGCGCTGACCTCCAAGTACCGTTAG
- the LOC116825500 gene encoding hemoglobin subunit pi → MTLTKAEKAAVVAIWGKIAAQADALGTESLERLFSSYPQTKTYFPHFDLSQGSAQLHGHGSKVLGAIGEAVKNIDNITGALATLSELHAYILRVDPVNFKLLSHCILCSVAGLFPNDFTPEVHAAWDKFLSQISSVLTEKYR, encoded by the exons ATGACTCTGACTAAAGCTGAGAAGGCTGCAGTGGTTGCCATTTGGGGAAAGATAGCTGCCCAAGCTGATGCCCTTGGGACCGAGTCACTGGAGAG GCTTTTTTCAAGCTACCCCCAGACCAAGACCTATTTCCCCCATTTTGATCTCAGCCAAGGTTCTGCTCAGCTTCATGGCCATGGCTCCAAGGTCCTGGGTGCTATTGGTGAAGCTGTCAAGAACATCGATAACATTACAGGTGCCTTGGCCACACTTAGCGAGCTGCATGCCTACATCCTCCGAGTCGATCCAGTGAACTTCAAG CTGCTTTCCCATTGCATTCTGTGCTCTGTTGCTGGCCTCTTTCCCAACGACTTCACCCCAGAAGTCCATGCTGCATGGGACAAGTTCCTGTCCCAGATTTCTTCGGTGCTGACTGAGAAGTATAGATAA
- the LOC142045717 gene encoding hemoglobin subunit alpha-D — protein MLTEDDKQLIQHVWETVLEHQEDFGAEALERMFTVYPSTKTYFPHFDLHHGSEQIRHHGKKVVGALGDAVRHIDDLSATLSELSNLHAYNLRVDPVNFKLLSHCFQVVLGAHLGREYTPQVQVAYDKFLAAVSAVLAEKYR, from the exons ATGCTGACTGAGGACGACAAGCAGCTGATCCAACATGTGTGGGAGACGGTGCTGGAGCACCAGGAGGACTTTGGGGCCGAGGCCCTGGAGAG gaTGTTCACCGTCTACCCCTCCACCAAGACCTACTTCCCCCACTTCGACCTGCACCATGGCTCGGAACAGATCCGCCACCACGGCAAGAAGGTGGTGGGCGCCCTGGGGGACGCCGTGAGGCACATCGACGACCTCAGCGCGACGCTCTCCGAGCTCAGCAACCTGCACGCCTACAACTTGCGCGTGGACCCGGTCAACTTCAAG CTGCTGTCCCACTGCTTCCAGGTGGTGCTGGGCGCGCACTTGGGCCGCGAGTACACCCCGCAGGTGCAAGTTGCCTATGACAAGTTCCTGGCCGCCGTCTCGGCGGTGCTGGCCGAGAAGTACCGGTGA